From the Streptococcus hyointestinalis genome, the window CTGATAACGTTGTTTTAGAGCTGTGCTGTTTCGAATGGTCCCAAAACTCGACTTGATTCCGTTTGGCGCTAACAATCGTTTTAGAGCTGTGCTGTTTCGAATGGTCCCAAAACTGTCTGAACTAAAGTTTGTAACGCCTAACTGTTTTAGAGCTGTGCTGTTTCGAATGGTCCCAAAACTCAAAGCCCCACTTATCAAGCTCCTGCTTTGTTTTAGAGCTGTGCTGTTTCGAATGGTCCCAAAACCATAGCCATACTCTGACTTGTCCCAACGCAGTTTTAGAGCTGTGCTGTTTCGAATGGTCCCAAAACTTCCTTGATTTCCACGTACTTTTGACCCTTGTTTTAGAGCTGTGCTGTTTCGAATGGTCCCAAAACTTTTGGGGCTACTAATTACTGGCACAGTGCGTTTTAGAGCTGTGCTGTTTCGAATGGTCCCAAAACCGCTAGAGAGGAAGGAGGTGAGGTCTGTTTGTTTTAGAGCTGTGCTGTTTCGAATGGTCCCAAAACCTCTAAAAGTTCACTTAATTCTAAGTATTTGTTTTAGAGCTGTGCTGTTTCGAATGGTCCCAAAACAAACGGTGAGACATTACTTTTTGTCAATCGGTTTTAGAGCTGTGCTGTTTCGAATGGTCCCAAAACTTCCACAAATTCATATGCTGTAAACCATACGTTTTAGAGCTGTGCTGTTTCGAATGGTCCCAAAACTATCCTCTCTAGTGCCTTGATGAACGGTTTGTTTTAGAGCTGTGCTGTTTCGAATGGTCCCAAAACAAGAGATGCTAAGGCTGGGACAGGAAATTAGTTTTAGAGCTGTGCTGTTTCGAATGGTCCCAAAACCTAAACACAATAAAATGTCACAGCGTGAGTGTTTTAGAGCTGTGCTGTTTCGAATGGTCCCAAAACATCAAGGTTGTCGCTAGTCACCGCATGCGCGTTTTAGAGCTGTGCTGTTTCGAATGGTCCCAAAACAGGACTTCCATTTGTGCGTCGTCCAAGTCGGTTTTAGAGCTGTGCTGTTTCGAATGGTCCCAAAACGCAATATTCGATTTTATCAGCGATATACTTGTTTTAGAGCTGTGCTGTTTCGAATGGTCCCAAAACTCCTAAGGTCTATACACAGGGTTTTGTCAGGTTTTAGAGCTGTGCTGTTTCGAATGGTCCCAAAACAATTTTTGAGGTTTTTAAGGGGTGTCATGAGTTTTAGAGCTGTGCTGTTTCGAATGGTCCCAAAACTGCAGAAGATGATAGCGCCTTATGTCTTTCGTTTTAGAGCTGTGCTGTTTCGAATGGTCCCAAAACTGAGAACGAAGGCATTACAACAATGCTTGAGTTTTAGAGCTGTGCTGTTTCGAATGGTCCCAAAACTAGGTGCGCTATTGACAAGGCTTTAGTGCAGTTTTAGAGCTGTGCTGTTTCGAATGGTCCCAAAACCCAGAGCTGGCACTAGACCTTGACAACCTTGTTTTAGAGCTGTGCTGTTTCGAATGGTTCTAACATGAGCTATTTTGCTCTTGCAAGCTTAGCATGGTTTTAGAGTTGTATTGCTTCGAATGGTCCTTAAATTCGAATGGTCCTTAAAATAGAGATCTTATGTTATAATAGAGTTAAGTTTTAGAGCGGAGCTATTTTAATGGCTTCAATGTAAAGTGTACTTATTACGGACGTATAGGTATACTGTTAGTAATAGCTAATAAAGGAAATACGTATGAAATTAACATTATCTGAGATTGCGAAAGTTGTCGAGAGCACACAGGCGCTCTCTGATGTCGAAGACGTCCCCATAGCGTCGGTAGAGTTTGACAGCCGAAAAATCACCAAGGGAAGTCTCTTTGTCCCTCTAAAGGGAGCTCGTGATGGGCATGATTTTATTGAGACTGCCTTTGCAAATGGCGCTGTTGCAACGCTTTCAGAGCGTCCGCTAGACAATGGTACCTATATCCTCGTCGAGGATTGCCTGCAAGCTTTTCAAAAGTTAGCAGCTTACTACCTTGAAAAAATGCGTGTCGACGTGATTGCTGTGACAGGCTCTAACGGCAAGACCACGACCAAGGACATGATTGCAAGTGTGCTTGAAACGACTTATAAAACCTATAAGACTCAAGGCAACTACAACAATGAGATAGGACTGCCCTACACGGCTCTGCACATGCCTAACGATACGGAAAAGATTGTCCTTGAAATGGGGCAAGACCACATGGGCGACATCCATCTCTTGTCGCTTCTTGCCAAGCCACGCATTGCAGTGGTGACCTTGATTGGTGAAGCGCACCTTGAGTTCTTTGGTAGTCGCAGTCAGATTGCCAAAGGCAAGCTCCAGATTGTCGATGGTATGGACTCAAACGGTATTGTGCTTTTGCCAAATGACCCTGTGATTGAGCCTTATTTGCCAACGGAGCAAAAGGTCATTACCTTTGGTGATAATGCAGAGCTTCAGGTACAAGAGGTTGTTGAGTACAAGGACAGTCTCACTTTTAAGTGTAATGTCATGGAGCGTGCCATTAAGCTTCCAGTGACTGGCAAATATAACGCCACAAATGCTATGCTGGCGGCTTATGTCGGAAAACTCCTTGCAGTCTCTGACGAGGATATCAAGGACGCCCTTGAGCACGTCGAGCTTACCAAAAACCGCACAGAGTGGAAAAAAGCCAAGAACGGTGCTGACATCTTGTCAGATGTTTACAATGCCAATCCAACCGCTATGCGCTTGATATTAGAGACCTTTGCTGCCGTTCCAAAGGAAGCTTCTGGCAAGAAAATCGCTGTGCTGGCTGATATGAAAGAGCTAGGCGAGCAGTCAAAAGACCTGCACAAGCAGATGATTATGAGTCTATCGCCTGAGACCATTGATACGCTGGTCTGCTATGGTGAGGACATCGCTGACTTAGCCAATCTTGCCAGTCAGATGTTTCCACTTGGCAAGGTCTATTACTTCAAAAAGACCGCTACAGAAGATCAGATGGACGAGATGATAAAACTCTTGGCGGATACTCTTGAGCCAGATGATCAGATTTTACTCAAAGGTTCAAACTCTATGAATTTAGAGAAAGTCGTTACCTTTTTAGAGAATCATTAAAACTGGAGTTTTCCAGTTTTTTTGTGACTAGGCACGCTTGAAATCACTGCTAAAATCATTTATAATGAGAAGAGTGTGCCTAAGTGCTAGTAGATGTTAATAGAAAGTGAGTAGAGGATGCTGAGTGAAGCTATTCATGTAGCTGTTCCAACGGCTTTTGACAAAGATGAAAATCTAGATACAATTGCGACGATCAAGCATATCCAGCATCTAGCTGAAGCAGGGGTACGCTCTGTTTTACTAGCAGGGTCAACAGGTGAGCAGCACAGCATGAGTACAGATGAGAAGATTGAGCTCGCCAAAGCAGTAAATAAGACGAGTATCTCCCACGACTTGGAATGCTTATTTGGGGTTTCTGCTGTTCGTCAAAAAGATGCCGAGAACCTGCTCACAGCGCTAAATGAGCTAGACAGTATAAAGGCAATATTGCTTGGCTTTCCGCCCTATATTCGCCCTTGTCAAAAAGAGCTTTTGTTTTATATTCGCTCTTTGGTGAATTTGTCTCAAAAGCCTGTCATTCTCTATGATAACCTTGCTAGAACAGGGACAGGTCTAGATTTTAAAGGCTGGCAAGAGGTGCTCGATTTGCCTCAGGTTATCGGTGTTAAAAATCTATCAGAGAAGAGCTGGATAGCGCCACTAAAAGCACGCTATCCTTACCTTCATTTTTATGCAGGAGGTGAGGAAGAGCTTCTCTCCAACATAGAAGCTGGTTGCACGCGCTTATCTTCTGTCATTGGCAATCTGTATCCGCAGCAAATCTTGGAAGAAGTTGCTCCTCTTTTAGAAGGGAAAAGTCATTGTATCAGTTCAGATTTGCAAGATAAGATTGACCAACTCTCTAGACATAGTAGCGTTCCTTATCTAAAAGAAAAGATAGGTCAGCAAGGTTTAGCCATGTACTGCCGTGCGCCTTTAGGGCAAAAATAGGAATAGAGCGAAAACAACATCGTTTATAAAAGAAAGAGACATTATGAATTTACAAGAAGCTATACAAAAACGTCGTACCTTTGCCATCATCTCTCACCCGGACGCAGGGAAAACGACTATTACTGAGCAGTTGCTCTATTTTGGGGGTGAGATTCGTGAGGCAGGGACGGTCAAGGGGAAAAAGACCGGAAATTTTGCCAAGTCTGACTGGATGGACATCGAGAAACAGCGTGGGATTTCGGTGACATCCTCTGTTATGCAGTTTGACTATGCTGGCAAGCGTGTCAATATCCTAGATACCCCAGGGCACGAGGACTTTTCAGAAGACACCTATCGGACGCTGATGGCCGTGGACGCTGCAGTTATGGTGGTGGACTCAGCCAAGGGGATTGAGGCGCAGACCAAAAAGCTCTTTGAGGTTGTTAAACACCGCAACATTCCTGTTTTCACCTTTATCAATAAACTCGACCGTGATGGACGTGAGCCGCTTGATTTGCTAGAGGAGCTTGAGGAAGTGCTGGGCATTGCTAGCTATCCGATGAACTGGCCAATTGGTATGGGGAAATCCTTTGAAGGGCTTTACGACTTGCACAATGAACGCTTGGAGCTCTACAAGGGTGACGAGCGCTTTGCGCGTATCGAAGACGGCGACACACTGTTTGGTGGTAATCCTTTCTACGAACAAGTTAAAGAAGATATCGAATTGCTCCAAGAAGCTGGTAATGAGTTTTCAGAAGAAGCCATCCTGTCTGGTGACTTGACGCCTGTTTTCTTTGGTTCAGCGCTGACAAACTTTGGTGTGCAGACCTTCCTTGATACCTTCCTTGAGTTTGCGCCAGAGCCACACGGACACAAGACGGTGGATGGCGAGATGATTGACCCGCTTGACAAGGACTTTTCTGGCTTTGTTTTCAAAATCCAAGCCAATATGGACCCACGCCACCGCGACCGCATTGCCTTTGTCCGTATCGTCTCTGGTGAGTTTGAGCGTGGCATGTCGGTCAATCTGACCCGCACAGGAAAAAGCGCTAAATTGTCAAATGTGACCCAGTTCATGGCAGAAAGCCGTGAAAATGTCGAAAATGCTGTCGCAGGCGACATCATCGGGGTTTACGATACAGGGACTTATCAGGTCGGTGATACCCTGACTGTGGGCAAAAATAAGTTCGAGTTTGAGCCGCTGCCAACCTTTACCCCAGAGATTTTCATGAAAGTTTCTGCCAAGAACGTCATGAAACAGAAGTCTTTCCACAAAGGGATTGAGCAGCTGGTGCAAGAAGGTGCCATCCAGCTCTATAAGAACTATCAGACGGGTGAGTATATGCTGGGTGCGGTCGGTCAGCTCCAGTTTGAGGTCTTTAAGCACCGCATGGAAAACGAATACAATGCTGAAGTCGTCATGACGCCTATGGGCAAAAAGACCGTGCGTTGGATTTCGCCAGATGATTTGGACGAGCGCATGAGTTCTAGCCGTAACATCCTAGCCAAAGACCGTTTTGACCAGCCTGTTTTCCTCTTTGAAAATGACTTTGCTCTGCGCTGGTTTGCGGATAAATACCCAGATGTCAAGCTAGAAGAGAAGATGTAAGGAGGCTTTTATGGGACTATTTTCAGGATTGATGGGCAATGCCTCACAGGCAAATGTCGACAAGGTGACAAAGGATTTAGCGCCTGTCCTCTTTGATGGAGAGCAGGTTGACTTGGCTTTTGTCTTGGTGCGTGATTTGATTGTCTTTACTGAAAAACGCTTGATTTTGGTAGACAAGCAAGGTGTGACAGGCAAAAAGACAGAGTATCGCTCTATTCCCTACAAGTCCATTTCACGCTTTTCCGTAGAAACGTCTGGTCATTTCGATCTTGACGCTGAGCTGAAGATTTGGATTTCTTCTGGTGTTGAACCAGCAGAAAGTCTGCAATTTAAAAACGATAGCAGCGTGCTTGACATCCAAAAAGCACTAGCTGAAGCAGTCTTGCGTTAATCGAGCAATCCTCTATGAACTCTCATAGAGGATTTTTTGTGTTGCTTTTTCGTCAAAATAAGAGGACAATAGAGGTGAAGAATGTGGTTATTTAGACGTTATAGTTTGTTAGTTTCTATATAGTATGTGTTATACTATACTTATGAAAAGTTACGGAATAGATTTTAGAAAACGAGTTATTAATTATGTAGAGGCTGGTCATTCCAAAAAAGAAACGTGTCAGTTATTTGGAATTAGCACTAATACACTGTATCTGTGGGAGAAACAACTCAAAGAACTAGGTCATTTGGAGCGCCAAAAAAGAAAACCAAGCCCTCGCAAATTGCCATTGGATAAGTTAGAAGCCTATGTCAAGGAACATCCAGATGCTTTCTTAAGGGAAATTGCAGAGCATTTTGACTGTAGTATTCCCTCAGTTTGGGCTGCCTTAAAAAAACTGAACATCACTTTAAAAAAAGACCACAACCTATAAAGAACAAGATAGCGAAAAGGTGAGACGCTATCTTGATGTTTTAGCCTGCTTTCCAAACACCCCTATTGTTTATATTGATGAGACTGGCATTGATACTTATCTTTATCGTCACAAAGCTAGAGCACCTCGAGGGGAGAAAGTATACGACAAGGTAAGTGGACGCAGATTCGAAAGAATTTCGGTAGTAGCTGGTCAAATTGGTTCTAAAATTATAGCCCCCTTGCTTTATCATGGAACGATGACAGCGGAATTATTTATCAAGTGGTATCAGGAGCAGCTATTGCCATCCTTGACAGAACCCCATGTCATCATTATGGATAATGCAGCTTTTCACCCCAAGAAACAACTAGATGAGCTTGCAGTGGCTAAGGGACACTATTTTCTTCCGCTTCCACCTTATTCCCCTGAACTCAATCCCATCGAACAGTTTTGGGCTACTCTAAAAAGAAAGGTGACTGAATTGTTAAGAACAGGTCGTTCTGTTCAGTCTGCTTTGGAATACTATTTTAAAACTAAATAACTATAAAAGGAGAGTTGCTATGCAAAAGATATATCATCGTCTATCATCGCTCTTTATCGCATTGACTTTGATTGTTGATGGGGGTGGTATCGTTTTTCTCTTGGTGAGTAGAGGTGCTATAGCAATAAGTCCTGAACTGCTTCGTTTTGGGTTTATCCTAAATGCACTAGCTTTTCTTCTCTTTCTTGTCTGGAGCAGCTACCACCTTTATCAAGCGTTTCGGCAAAAACAGAAATGGCAACCTAGGGCTTGGCAGACAGGCGCTTTTACAGTGCTAGTCCTTCGCACGCTAAGCTATGTCATCAAGGAAAAAGACTGGGTGTTTGGGCTTAGCATGCTTTTAGGGTATAGCTTAGTGCTTTATTTGATTCCTTATTATTTTCGCTCCTCTGTGAAATGAAAAGTTTCTCGGTTTTCAAGTCTCTACCTATCTTTTTTCAAGAAAGTATGTTACACTAAATAAGTTACAAGCTTGTGACGTGAAAAATAAAGAGAGATAAGGCAGCTTCGCACTGCCTTTTTAGAAGAGAGACTACATTGAAATTTACAGAATTAAAATTGTCAGATACGATTTTGTCAGCCGTTGAAAAAGCTGGCTTTAAAGAGCCTTCACCTATCCAAGAGTTGACCATTCCCTTGGCGTTAGAAGGCAAGGACGTTATCGGACAAGCACAGACCGGTACAGGAAAGACAGCCGCTTTTGGGTTGCCAACTTTAGATAAAATCCGTGTGGACGAGCCAACCATTCAAGCGCTTGTCATCGCCCCAACACGTGAGCTTGCTGTGCAAAGTCAAGAGGAGCTATTCCGCTTTGGACGTGACAAGGGTGTCAAGGTGCGCTCTGTCTATGGTGGTTCTAGCATTGAAAAGCAAATCAAAGCCTTAAAATCAGGTGCGCATGTCGTTGTTGGTACACCTGGACGCCTGCTTGACTTGATTAAGCGTAAAGCCCTCAAGCTCAATCATATCGAAACCCTCATCCTTGATGAAGCAGATGAGATGCTCAACATGGGCTTTTTGGATGACATCGAAGCTATCATCAGCCGTGTGCCTGAAAATCGTCAAACCCTGCTCTTTTCAGCGACTATGCCAGATCCGATTAAGCGCATTGGTATGCAGTTTATGAACCAGCCTGAGCATGTCAAAGTAGCGGCTAAGGAGTTGACGACAGACCTTGTTGACCAGTACTATATCCGTGTCAAGGAGCAAGAAAAATTTGACACCATGACACGCTTGATTGACGTCGAACAGCCAGATCTTGCTATTGTCTTTGGGCGTACAAAGCGTCGTGTGGATGAGTTGACTCGTGGTTTGAAGCTGCGTGGCTATCGTGCTGAGGGCATTCACGGTGACCTTGACCAAGGCAAGCGTCTGCGTGTGTTGCGTGATTTTAAAAATGACAATCTCGATATCTTGGTAGCGACAGACGTGGCAGCCCGTGGTTTGGATATTTCAGGTGTGACACATGTCTACAACTACGATATTCCTCAAGACCCTGATAGCTATGTGCACCGCATTGGGCGTACAGGGCGTGCCGGCAAGCACGGTCAGTCCATCACCTTTGTGGCGCCAAATGAAATGGGCTACCTCTCTATCATTGAAAATCTGACCAAGAAACGTATGAAAGGCATGAAGCCAGCCACAGCGCAAGAAGCCTTCAAAGCCAAAAAACGTGTCGCTCTCAAGAAGATTGAGCGTGATTTTGCGGATGATAGTATTCGTGCGCAGTTTGATAAGTTCAAGGGTGACGCTATTAAGCTGGCGCAAGAGTTTACGCCAGAAGAGCTTGCGCTCTACATCCTGACCTTGACTGTTCAAGACCCAGATAGTCTGCCAGCTGTTGAGATTGCTCGTGAAAAACCATTGCCATTTAAGCCGTCAGGCGCTAATAAAGGCAAAGGTGGACGTGGTGGTGACCGCCGTAAAGGCAAACGCTATAGCGATAACGACAAAGGACATCGTGAGTTTAAGCGGACATCCAACAAAAACCGTAAAGATTTTGAAAATAAAGGCAACAAACGCCCACATCGCACATCAAGCGAGAAGAAAAACGGCTTTGTTATCCGCAATAAAGGCAATAAATAAAAGATTGGGACTTTGTCCTAATCTTTTTGTTTTTGGCTCTTTGTCAACTGTAGTGGGTGATGAAAAGCTATGTGCGAGAGAGAACGATTTTCGTTCTCTCTCTTTGTATGTTCAGAGTGATGAGAATCTTGGTTCTAAAGTTCTTAAAGTTACGAAATCCAAACGCTTGCCGTTTGATGTCTTTAATAAGCTTGTTAGTGGCTTCCAGTTTGGCATTGGAATAAGGTTGCTTCAGAGCGTTGGTGATATAAGTCTCGTGCTTTAGAAAAGTCCGAAAAACTCTTGAAAAACTTGCGTTGACAGTACCCAAATTGTCGTGAATGAGTCCAAAGAAAGCCTTGACACGCTTCTCTTGAAAATGAAAGAGCAGTAGCTGGTAAAGTTCATAGTAATAGCGTAACTCAGGCGAAAAATCCAAGGTTTTCTGGACAATTTCTCTAGGTGTCAGAGTTTGTCGAAAGGTTCTGGAGTAGAAAGCCTTGTCGGAGAGCTTTCTGCTGTCTTTTTGCAGGATTTTCCAGTGATTTTTCATGGCTCTGTAAGGCAGAGATGTCTTGTCAAATGCCTTCATGATGGCAATGCGAGTGGTCATCATGGCTCGACTAAGGTGCTGCACGATGTGGAAACGGTCAAGGACGATTTGAGCCTTTGGAAATAGTTTCCCAATGATAGGAATGTAGGCTCCCGACATGTCAACAGTCACGATTTTGACTG encodes:
- a CDS encoding transposase produces the protein MRRYLDVLACFPNTPIVYIDETGIDTYLYRHKARAPRGEKVYDKVSGRRFERISVVAGQIGSKIIAPLLYHGTMTAELFIKWYQEQLLPSLTEPHVIIMDNAAFHPKKQLDELAVAKGHYFLPLPPYSPELNPIEQFWATLKRKVTELLRTGRSVQSALEYYFKTK
- a CDS encoding ISL3 family transposase, yielding MEHIKNTSINNTTKLIGIKDLNIKISIVLKHQTHIEIRAELDYPAPACPHCQGKMIKYDFQRPATIPILDVQGMATVLKLRKRRFQCKVCRRVSVAKTSLVKKHCQISQPVWAKITQLLIEKQTNTDIAKRLHVSVSTVQRQLNAFTFKDNFETLPEVLSWDEFARNKGKLAFIAQDFKTKKIIALLENNRQTTIKNHFYKYSRQAREAVKIVTVDMSGAYIPIIGKLFPKAQIVLDRFHIVQHLSRAMMTTRIAIMKAFDKTSLPYRAMKNHWKILQKDSRKLSDKAFYSRTFRQTLTPREIVQKTLDFSPELRYYYELYQLLLFHFQEKRVKAFFGLIHDNLGTVNASFSRVFRTFLKHETYITNALKQPYSNAKLEATNKLIKDIKRQAFGFRNFKNFRTKILITLNIQRERTKIVLSRT
- a CDS encoding dihydrodipicolinate synthase family protein, which encodes MLSEAIHVAVPTAFDKDENLDTIATIKHIQHLAEAGVRSVLLAGSTGEQHSMSTDEKIELAKAVNKTSISHDLECLFGVSAVRQKDAENLLTALNELDSIKAILLGFPPYIRPCQKELLFYIRSLVNLSQKPVILYDNLARTGTGLDFKGWQEVLDLPQVIGVKNLSEKSWIAPLKARYPYLHFYAGGEEELLSNIEAGCTRLSSVIGNLYPQQILEEVAPLLEGKSHCISSDLQDKIDQLSRHSSVPYLKEKIGQQGLAMYCRAPLGQK
- a CDS encoding IS630 transposase-related protein encodes the protein MKSYGIDFRKRVINYVEAGHSKKETCQLFGISTNTLYLWEKQLKELGHLERQKRKPSPRKLPLDKLEAYVKEHPDAFLREIAEHFDCSIPSVWAALKKLNITLKKDHNL
- a CDS encoding DEAD/DEAH box helicase; the encoded protein is MKFTELKLSDTILSAVEKAGFKEPSPIQELTIPLALEGKDVIGQAQTGTGKTAAFGLPTLDKIRVDEPTIQALVIAPTRELAVQSQEELFRFGRDKGVKVRSVYGGSSIEKQIKALKSGAHVVVGTPGRLLDLIKRKALKLNHIETLILDEADEMLNMGFLDDIEAIISRVPENRQTLLFSATMPDPIKRIGMQFMNQPEHVKVAAKELTTDLVDQYYIRVKEQEKFDTMTRLIDVEQPDLAIVFGRTKRRVDELTRGLKLRGYRAEGIHGDLDQGKRLRVLRDFKNDNLDILVATDVAARGLDISGVTHVYNYDIPQDPDSYVHRIGRTGRAGKHGQSITFVAPNEMGYLSIIENLTKKRMKGMKPATAQEAFKAKKRVALKKIERDFADDSIRAQFDKFKGDAIKLAQEFTPEELALYILTLTVQDPDSLPAVEIAREKPLPFKPSGANKGKGGRGGDRRKGKRYSDNDKGHREFKRTSNKNRKDFENKGNKRPHRTSSEKKNGFVIRNKGNK
- a CDS encoding peptide chain release factor 3, whose translation is MNLQEAIQKRRTFAIISHPDAGKTTITEQLLYFGGEIREAGTVKGKKTGNFAKSDWMDIEKQRGISVTSSVMQFDYAGKRVNILDTPGHEDFSEDTYRTLMAVDAAVMVVDSAKGIEAQTKKLFEVVKHRNIPVFTFINKLDRDGREPLDLLEELEEVLGIASYPMNWPIGMGKSFEGLYDLHNERLELYKGDERFARIEDGDTLFGGNPFYEQVKEDIELLQEAGNEFSEEAILSGDLTPVFFGSALTNFGVQTFLDTFLEFAPEPHGHKTVDGEMIDPLDKDFSGFVFKIQANMDPRHRDRIAFVRIVSGEFERGMSVNLTRTGKSAKLSNVTQFMAESRENVENAVAGDIIGVYDTGTYQVGDTLTVGKNKFEFEPLPTFTPEIFMKVSAKNVMKQKSFHKGIEQLVQEGAIQLYKNYQTGEYMLGAVGQLQFEVFKHRMENEYNAEVVMTPMGKKTVRWISPDDLDERMSSSRNILAKDRFDQPVFLFENDFALRWFADKYPDVKLEEKM
- a CDS encoding UDP-N-acetylmuramoyl-tripeptide--D-alanyl-D-alanine ligase — encoded protein: MKLTLSEIAKVVESTQALSDVEDVPIASVEFDSRKITKGSLFVPLKGARDGHDFIETAFANGAVATLSERPLDNGTYILVEDCLQAFQKLAAYYLEKMRVDVIAVTGSNGKTTTKDMIASVLETTYKTYKTQGNYNNEIGLPYTALHMPNDTEKIVLEMGQDHMGDIHLLSLLAKPRIAVVTLIGEAHLEFFGSRSQIAKGKLQIVDGMDSNGIVLLPNDPVIEPYLPTEQKVITFGDNAELQVQEVVEYKDSLTFKCNVMERAIKLPVTGKYNATNAMLAAYVGKLLAVSDEDIKDALEHVELTKNRTEWKKAKNGADILSDVYNANPTAMRLILETFAAVPKEASGKKIAVLADMKELGEQSKDLHKQMIMSLSPETIDTLVCYGEDIADLANLASQMFPLGKVYYFKKTATEDQMDEMIKLLADTLEPDDQILLKGSNSMNLEKVVTFLENH
- a CDS encoding PH domain-containing protein; the protein is MGLFSGLMGNASQANVDKVTKDLAPVLFDGEQVDLAFVLVRDLIVFTEKRLILVDKQGVTGKKTEYRSIPYKSISRFSVETSGHFDLDAELKIWISSGVEPAESLQFKNDSSVLDIQKALAEAVLR